Proteins co-encoded in one Trueperella abortisuis genomic window:
- a CDS encoding FadR/GntR family transcriptional regulator — MLSDKSAQVLLNKFSPATISGAATPGVPLNRSSATIDAVKSYIIQHNLKPGDPLPTEATLCATLQVSRSSVREALRKLEALDIIRAHQGRGSFVGDMSLEPMVETLVLRFALDRSSGTESLRQVVSTRRYLDLGVASSVVKAMAGTSNPELHQLVGVMVEKATRRESYMDEDIAFHNGIMAYLDNELISQLNTAMWLIHQTFIPKLDVERGGKLLETARAHERMLATAEAGDEAAYRQAVLDHYAPLADILEMD, encoded by the coding sequence ATGTTGTCAGACAAGTCAGCGCAAGTGCTTTTAAATAAATTCTCCCCGGCGACGATCTCCGGGGCAGCGACTCCTGGCGTTCCCCTCAACAGGTCCTCCGCAACGATCGACGCCGTTAAGTCTTACATCATTCAACACAACCTCAAGCCCGGCGATCCGCTTCCGACCGAGGCGACGCTATGCGCCACGCTTCAGGTCTCGCGCTCCTCCGTGCGCGAGGCGCTACGCAAGCTCGAGGCGCTCGACATCATCCGCGCCCATCAGGGGCGCGGCTCCTTCGTGGGCGACATGTCGCTCGAGCCGATGGTTGAAACCCTTGTGCTGCGCTTCGCGCTCGATCGATCCTCGGGCACGGAATCGCTGCGCCAGGTGGTCTCCACGCGCCGCTACCTCGACCTAGGCGTGGCCTCCTCGGTGGTCAAGGCGATGGCGGGCACCTCCAACCCCGAGCTCCACCAGCTGGTGGGCGTCATGGTGGAGAAGGCCACCCGCCGGGAGAGCTACATGGATGAGGACATCGCCTTCCACAACGGGATCATGGCCTACCTCGATAACGAGCTCATCTCTCAGCTCAACACGGCGATGTGGCTCATCCACCAGACCTTCATCCCCAAGCTGGACGTGGAGCGCGGCGGGAAGCTGCTCGAAACCGCGCGCGCCCACGAGCGCATGCTCGCCACGGCCGAGGCGGGAGACGAGGCGGCCTATCGCCAGGCGGTCCTCGACCACTACGCCCCGCTCGCGGACATCCTCGAGATGGACTAG
- a CDS encoding ABC transporter substrate-binding protein gives MRSTKRWAKLTAVAAATTLALAACGGGGSGTPSESGSASDATSSASGGAPSGQLNLGVAYETTNYDPSTTSSALAMGSNWHVVEGLYEFDMSNYKLFPALAAGEPTKVSDTEYEVTLRDGAKFSDGTDVTTADVLESYARTTADTSIYKQFFSFVDSVTAKDDKTITIKTKYPFAAVAERFVDVKIIPASSTQEEMTAKPIGTGPFKYDSITNTAIDASPNEYYNGPKPAKVEKMHWDVLKDDAARLAAALGGTIDVMETVPSATKDQLSAAGWTLDEVPGYNNPFLMFNTAKAPFDKKEVRKAFHYAIDREKLVKDAMGGDAQVATSFLPAVNPMYKEASEQFTYDTAKAKAAFEAAGLKEITLITTDHPWIANLAPQIRQDLEAAGLTVNVQSMASGDLYANFADVDNPTYDVALAPGDPSVFGADPGIIINWWYGDNVWTQKRTQWATSAPDQFAKLSGIVSEAEQATGDDAKAKWGEAQDLIADEAPLFPLFHRTMITGINGQKVVGAHGIGTTGLNLVGAAVK, from the coding sequence ATGCGTTCTACTAAGCGCTGGGCGAAGCTGACAGCCGTCGCTGCCGCTACCACGCTCGCCCTGGCTGCCTGTGGTGGAGGAGGGTCGGGCACCCCGTCGGAGTCCGGTTCTGCAAGCGATGCGACGTCTTCCGCGTCCGGTGGCGCTCCGTCCGGTCAGCTGAACCTCGGCGTCGCCTACGAGACCACGAACTACGATCCGTCCACCACGTCCTCGGCGCTAGCCATGGGGTCGAACTGGCACGTCGTCGAGGGTCTGTACGAATTCGACATGTCTAACTACAAGCTCTTCCCGGCCCTTGCCGCCGGCGAGCCGACCAAGGTGTCGGACACCGAGTACGAAGTGACCCTGCGCGATGGCGCGAAGTTCTCGGACGGCACCGACGTCACTACGGCAGACGTGCTCGAGTCCTACGCCCGCACCACGGCCGACACCTCGATCTACAAGCAGTTCTTCAGCTTTGTTGACAGCGTCACCGCCAAGGACGATAAGACGATCACGATCAAGACGAAGTACCCCTTCGCCGCCGTCGCCGAGCGTTTCGTCGACGTCAAGATCATCCCGGCTTCCTCCACCCAGGAGGAGATGACGGCCAAGCCGATCGGCACCGGCCCGTTCAAGTACGACTCGATCACGAACACCGCGATCGACGCCTCGCCGAACGAGTACTACAACGGCCCCAAGCCGGCCAAGGTTGAGAAGATGCACTGGGACGTCCTCAAGGACGACGCCGCCCGTCTGGCCGCCGCGCTCGGCGGCACCATCGACGTGATGGAGACCGTCCCCTCGGCCACGAAGGATCAGCTCTCCGCCGCCGGCTGGACCCTGGACGAGGTCCCGGGCTACAACAACCCGTTCCTCATGTTCAACACTGCCAAGGCTCCGTTCGACAAGAAGGAGGTCCGCAAGGCCTTCCACTACGCGATCGACCGCGAGAAGCTGGTCAAGGACGCCATGGGCGGCGACGCCCAGGTTGCGACCTCCTTCCTGCCCGCCGTCAACCCGATGTACAAGGAAGCTAGCGAGCAGTTCACCTACGACACCGCCAAGGCCAAGGCCGCCTTCGAGGCTGCTGGCCTGAAGGAGATCACCCTCATCACCACCGATCACCCGTGGATCGCTAACCTCGCCCCGCAGATCCGCCAGGATCTCGAGGCCGCCGGCCTGACGGTCAACGTCCAGTCCATGGCGTCGGGCGACCTGTACGCGAACTTCGCCGACGTCGACAACCCGACCTACGACGTCGCCCTCGCGCCGGGCGATCCGTCGGTCTTCGGTGCGGACCCGGGCATCATCATCAACTGGTGGTACGGCGACAACGTGTGGACGCAGAAGCGCACCCAGTGGGCCACCTCCGCGCCTGATCAGTTCGCCAAGCTTTCCGGCATCGTTTCCGAGGCCGAGCAGGCCACCGGCGACGACGCGAAGGCCAAGTGGGGCGAGGCTCAGGACCTCATCGCCGATGAGGCCCCGCTCTTCCCGCTCTTCCACCGCACGATGATCACTGGCATCAACGGTCAGAAGGTCGTGGGCGCACACGGCATTGGCACCACGGGCCTGAACCTCGTCGGCGCCGCAGTCAAGTAA
- a CDS encoding DoxX family protein: MISTLARPLLAAPFVAAGLDAIRKPAGHRAAAERILSVLERAGIPAQDIPVDVLTRATGAVFTLAGLSLARGRMPRSTALMLGAMQIPMSLGRNPFWEQAGAERRASLAALVADAGLIGGALIASTDRGGNPSLGWRASTWAKDVSHNAQNLGTSR; the protein is encoded by the coding sequence ATGATTTCCACACTTGCCCGCCCGCTCCTTGCGGCGCCCTTCGTGGCCGCCGGCCTCGACGCCATCCGCAAGCCCGCCGGCCATCGCGCCGCGGCCGAACGTATCCTCAGTGTGCTCGAGAGGGCGGGAATCCCCGCGCAGGACATCCCGGTCGACGTGCTCACGCGCGCCACGGGCGCCGTTTTCACGCTAGCCGGCCTCTCGCTCGCGCGCGGGCGCATGCCGCGTTCCACGGCCCTCATGCTCGGCGCGATGCAGATCCCGATGTCGCTGGGGCGCAACCCCTTCTGGGAGCAGGCCGGCGCTGAGCGCCGCGCCTCGCTTGCGGCCCTCGTCGCCGACGCCGGCCTCATCGGCGGCGCCCTCATCGCCTCCACCGACCGCGGCGGCAACCCCTCGCTCGGCTGGCGCGCCTCAACCTGGGCGAAGGACGTCAGCCACAACGCGCAGAATCTCGGTACCAGCCGGTGA